ACCGGTTGCCCTTTCCATTCATACTGTTACTTCATGGTTGTTTGCTGCCACATTACGCCCGGGTTGGGATTCCACCATCTTCGGCCCTTATTTCGTAACGGGTGCCTTTGTGGCCGGATGTGCTGCCGTTTTGATTGTCATGTTTGTTTACAGAAACAGATATGGACTTCATAACTATCTCGAAGACAAACACTTCGACCTCATGTGCAAACTGCTCGTTCTGACCTCTCTGGTGTATCTGTATTTCAATATAAATGAATTTCTGGTTCCTGCCTATAAAATGAGAAAACTCGAAGGTGCTCACATCCACGAATTATTTTCAGGTAAATTTGCTGTTATGTTTTACCTTGTTCAGGTAGGCGGATTGATTTTACCTATTGTTTTGCTCCTTTTCAAAAAAATGAGAAAACCAGTACCTGCCTTCATCATTGCCATTGTGGTGCTGATTGCTGCCTGGTTCAAGCGTTACCTGATTGTGGTTCCTACCATGCTCCATCCTACTTTACCCATTCAGTTTGTTCCTGAAAATTTTTCTCATTATGTCCCAACCGGTACTGAAATTCTCGTTACTTCTTTCTCAATCGGTATGGCCATTTTAATTATTACCATTCTGGCAAAAGTATTTCCTGTCATTCCTGTATGGGAATATGCCCACGAAAAAGGAGTGAAAGAAAAAGATTTGTTTGATTAAAAACCATAAAAAACAAGAGTCATGAAAATATTAATGCTCAGTATTATTAGTTTAACGTTAATATTATTCTCCCTGCCTAAATCGAAAGCACAGGAATGGACTGTTCCTCCGGATGAATCAAAACTGACAAGTCCGCTACCGTTTACAGCCGAAAACATTGCCCAGGGAGAAGAAATTTACCAGAAAAACTGTAAATCGTGTCATGGAGATCCCGGCAAAAATAATCCATTGGCCGGCCTGAATCCGGTTCCTCCCGATTTTGCTTCTGAAAAGTATCAGAAAAATACCGATGGCGATTTGTTTTATAAAATTACCAATGGCAGAGGAACCATGCCTCAGTTTAAAGCTATTTTATCTGAAGAGCAACGCTGGATGGTCATTGCTTATGCAAGGTCATTTAATCCTGATTACAAACCATCAGGAAATACTGTAGCTGCTCAGGAAATCAAAGGTGCAGTCACTTTTGATGTGCAGGTAAATGAAGCTACCCGAAAGATAATTATAAAAGCAACCAAAACAGAAGAAAATCAGGAAGTTAAACCTTTGGCTGAGGAATCATTGAAATTATTTGTCAAAAGGTATTTCGGCAAATTGCAGTTTGCTACTGTCAGAACCAATCAGGAAGGGGTTGCCATTGCCGATTTCCCCAAAAATATCAGGGGAGATACCTTTGGCTATTGTACACTGATTGTTAAAGCAGGTTCCAGTGAAGCCACCATCGAAAAGGTAAAAATCGGTAAGCCCTTTACGCCTCCTGATATATATGCCAAAAGGTCATTGTGGTCGTGGAATGCACATACACAATGGTGGATTATTTTATCCTATCTGGGTGTGGTTTTAGGTGTCTGGGCTACCATTCTGTATGTGGTTTATCTGATTTCAAGGATACCAAAAGCCGGTATTTCCTGAAATTCAGGGAAGTATATGCATTAACAGAATTCTGACTCCTATTCCTATCAGAATTATTCCGCCAAGTATTTCAGCAAAATTCCCGACAGCACCGCTTATTTTTTTGCCAAACAACATTCCCAGCATGGCAACAATTCCGGTGGTAAAAGCTATGATCAGAGCAGCCGCTACAATATTAATTTCAAGAAAAGCAAATCCGAATCCTACCACCAATGCATCGATACTTGTGGCCAGCGACAACATTAAAAGTGTAGGTAAATGAAGCGGATTGAGGTTTTTGTTTTCAGATTTTGAAAACAAACCGTCATAAATCATTTTTAAGCCAATAAGCAGCAATAACGAGAAAGCAATCCAATGGTCGATTGCTTCAAAATAAGTTTTTATTGTGCTGCCAAACAACCAGCCCATCACAGGCATAAGTGATTGAAAAAGAGCAAGTGAAAATGCAATTTTAAAGGCATTGACAAAGCTGAGTTCCTTGTCTTTGAGTCCGTTCGAAACCGAAACAGCAAATGTATCAAAAGAAAGTCCGATTGCAATTAAAAACAGGCTTAGCGTATCCATTTTGCATCTTTTTCAGGAGGATAAAAGTATTAAATATTTCACGACAGTTGCGGAGAAAGTGTTATTTTTGCCCTGATAACAGATAGGAAAAAGAGATGAACATCCGTATTCTTCATTGTGGCGACAATCTCAGGAATTATTACTTATGTGCAGAGCATAGAGTAGCTGGTTTTTCGGGTTTATCACCTGCCAGGGGAGATTTAATATATCTGGCAGTTAAGTTCAACGGTATTAGTTACATAGGAGCAAAGGGAGTCATTGATGACCCAACCAATGATAAGCCATGGCCTGATGCTTCGAAATACAAATATGTTTTCCGGCTGAAAGACGTTGAGTATTGCAAGCCTTTTGAAATTCAGCCGCTTTCAAAATTTGGCGGCTCTTACTGGGCAGCTAAGTTTTTACAGGCTTCAAAACCTATAAAAGTCCCTGAAGCAACTCTTTTTCTTGAAAATGAGTTTGTTAAAAATCATACTGAGGCATTGGTTAAATTTTAATCCTGCTTATTTTTGCATCAAATCCTTCCATGTTTTTTGTTTCCTGAAAAAATACCGGACGGCAATACTTGCGGGATACAATAATTTGAAAATTTCCTTATCGCTGACTTTTCTGTTTTTCTGCACCTTTTTCCTTTTCCTGATGATCATGGCCGGATGGGTGAGAAGCCACCAATAGGCATGAATCAAGGCGAAAACCCTTTTCCATTCCAGCTTTACGAATGCCCAGCCAAAAGTCATGGCATCAAGTAAAAGCCTTGAGAAAATGAAGCGGGGGAGATTTTTCCCTTCAAGGCATTTGAGCATCATAAATACTGAATTGCGGTGGTTCCAGTAAATTTTTTTATAGCTGTCGTACTGAATGATTCCACCACCATAATGATATACAAGCGATTGTGGTATGGCAA
This portion of the Sphingobacteriales bacterium genome encodes:
- a CDS encoding c-type cytochrome, translated to MKILMLSIISLTLILFSLPKSKAQEWTVPPDESKLTSPLPFTAENIAQGEEIYQKNCKSCHGDPGKNNPLAGLNPVPPDFASEKYQKNTDGDLFYKITNGRGTMPQFKAILSEEQRWMVIAYARSFNPDYKPSGNTVAAQEIKGAVTFDVQVNEATRKIIIKATKTEENQEVKPLAEESLKLFVKRYFGKLQFATVRTNQEGVAIADFPKNIRGDTFGYCTLIVKAGSSEATIEKVKIGKPFTPPDIYAKRSLWSWNAHTQWWIILSYLGVVLGVWATILYVVYLISRIPKAGIS
- a CDS encoding manganese efflux pump, with protein sequence MDTLSLFLIAIGLSFDTFAVSVSNGLKDKELSFVNAFKIAFSLALFQSLMPVMGWLFGSTIKTYFEAIDHWIAFSLLLLIGLKMIYDGLFSKSENKNLNPLHLPTLLMLSLATSIDALVVGFGFAFLEINIVAAALIIAFTTGIVAMLGMLFGKKISGAVGNFAEILGGIILIGIGVRILLMHILP
- the nrfD gene encoding polysulfide reductase NrfD — encoded protein: MSEIHVQEDSKKILHQIEEDLYRPIKKHDQGSVAWLVFVLTIVAVGFYAWTHQLKVGLGVTGLRDYVSWGMYLGNFVFFVAVSLIGMLISSVLQLLGYKWVTPITRIAEQIAIAAVALAGIIIIMDMGRPDRVLNVIKNARFASPILWDVTVITTYLTISVLLIYLPLIPDLAMMSKRLTGIPLWQRKTYQILSLNWNGNEQQMQILKKAIRILLILIIPVALSIHTVTSWLFAATLRPGWDSTIFGPYFVTGAFVAGCAAVLIVMFVYRNRYGLHNYLEDKHFDLMCKLLVLTSLVYLYFNINEFLVPAYKMRKLEGAHIHELFSGKFAVMFYLVQVGGLILPIVLLLFKKMRKPVPAFIIAIVVLIAAWFKRYLIVVPTMLHPTLPIQFVPENFSHYVPTGTEILVTSFSIGMAILIITILAKVFPVIPVWEYAHEKGVKEKDLFD